One window of the Mesotoga sp. Brook.08.105.5.1 genome contains the following:
- a CDS encoding MoxR family ATPase, producing MISIEDFGSKLTNNISKVIVGKEAIIERVLAVLLSGGHVLINDVPGVGKTMLARSLAISLGLDFNRLQCTPDLLPGDVTGISILNLKTNEFTFRRGPVFTQILLIDEVNRTTPRTQSALLEAMAERQVTVDGKTFNMEHPFFVIATQNPVEFEGTFPLPEAQLDRFAISLTMGYPGEESEKSLLKGIFREHPIASLGSVSNCEELNEVLRLVKEVAIEDSLLGYIVSIVNATRRHKDVQLGSSPRGSIALMETARALAGLRGRDYVIPDDVKEVAPDILSHRIMIKPEARLMRRSSREIVLDIVESVPIPIDYEEA from the coding sequence ATGATTTCCATTGAAGATTTCGGAAGCAAGCTCACCAATAACATATCGAAAGTGATAGTAGGAAAAGAAGCTATTATCGAGAGAGTTCTCGCAGTCCTTCTAAGCGGCGGCCACGTCTTGATAAATGATGTACCCGGAGTTGGGAAGACGATGTTGGCCAGAAGTCTGGCCATTTCCCTGGGACTCGATTTCAACAGACTGCAGTGTACTCCCGACCTTCTCCCAGGAGACGTTACGGGCATCAGTATTCTTAACCTCAAGACCAATGAGTTCACATTCAGAAGGGGGCCGGTTTTCACCCAGATTCTTCTCATCGACGAAGTGAACAGAACAACTCCGAGAACGCAATCTGCCCTACTCGAAGCTATGGCAGAGAGACAAGTCACAGTAGACGGCAAGACCTTCAATATGGAGCATCCCTTCTTCGTTATTGCGACTCAAAATCCCGTCGAATTTGAAGGGACTTTCCCTCTTCCCGAAGCTCAACTGGATAGGTTTGCCATATCTTTGACAATGGGCTACCCAGGCGAGGAAAGCGAGAAGAGTCTGCTTAAGGGAATCTTTCGGGAGCATCCGATAGCTTCGTTAGGATCTGTTTCCAATTGCGAGGAGCTGAACGAAGTCCTTCGCCTGGTCAAAGAGGTCGCAATTGAGGACTCCCTTCTCGGGTATATTGTCTCCATTGTCAATGCAACAAGAAGACACAAAGATGTTCAGCTAGGCTCTAGCCCAAGAGGTTCAATCGCTTTGATGGAAACCGCCAGGGCTCTAGCCGGACTGAGAGGCAGGGATTACGTCATTCCCGACGATGTAAAGGAAGTGGCTCCAGATATTCTCTCTCACAGAATTATGATCAAGCCAGAAGCCCGTCTCATGAGGAGATCCAGCAGAGAAATCGTTCTTGACATCGTCGAGTCTGTACCGATCCCTATAGACTATGAAGAGGCTTGA
- a CDS encoding DUF58 domain-containing protein, protein MKRLELEEINSKGKPLIIMTAVSICWSILFFNAYSATFLTLSAIVWLYYCITRATIRKLVISRSPDRERLFSGESLTVEYTIEGGSLVSLNCTIFPVIRAEREYLGSEESSVILSSDNNSVVETRLTFRKRGKKDISRVVLISRDPLRFFSHTATYSAVESVLVLPRVLNLDSFPLRLRELLPGKRSDFQLMEDPVDFKGIKEYEREPLNRIHWNASARLGKLMSKEFGYTAVSKTLLYLDLNLSKEIFARDVWEKIRIDYEEIAVQLALGLVRFSYETGGSIGLVVVGEKILRLSDSGRDWTDFAEALSESKGSDQGPQLPDVLEGDLERFDPSTTVVIVSLYLGEEILPHLLKARSHSSRVVVIIVPFNPREPWTKRTISYQMLPRTIEELRRRAALLEQEQIIVRVVGDNQSIQEVLIDLENR, encoded by the coding sequence ATGAAGAGGCTTGAACTCGAGGAGATAAACTCAAAAGGAAAACCGCTAATAATAATGACGGCAGTTTCCATTTGCTGGTCGATATTGTTCTTCAACGCGTATTCGGCAACATTCCTCACTCTCTCGGCAATTGTATGGCTCTATTACTGCATCACAAGAGCGACTATAAGAAAGCTAGTTATCAGTCGTTCCCCGGATAGAGAAAGGCTTTTCTCCGGTGAATCTCTCACTGTTGAATACACAATCGAAGGTGGCTCTCTGGTATCTCTTAACTGTACTATATTTCCTGTCATAAGAGCGGAGAGAGAATACCTTGGATCCGAGGAGAGTTCAGTAATCCTTTCTTCGGACAATAACTCCGTAGTAGAAACTAGGCTGACTTTCAGGAAGCGAGGTAAGAAAGATATATCGCGTGTAGTTCTCATTTCAAGAGATCCGCTTAGGTTTTTCTCGCATACTGCAACATATTCGGCAGTCGAATCCGTTCTTGTGCTTCCAAGAGTCCTGAATCTCGATTCCTTTCCCCTGAGACTCAGAGAACTCCTTCCAGGTAAGCGGAGCGATTTCCAGTTGATGGAGGACCCGGTCGATTTCAAGGGTATTAAGGAGTATGAAAGAGAGCCTCTTAACAGGATCCATTGGAACGCATCTGCCAGGCTCGGAAAACTCATGAGCAAGGAGTTTGGCTACACCGCTGTTAGCAAAACCCTGCTCTACCTCGACCTCAACCTTTCAAAGGAGATATTCGCCCGCGATGTGTGGGAGAAAATCAGAATCGACTATGAAGAGATCGCAGTCCAGCTTGCTCTTGGTCTTGTCAGGTTCTCATATGAAACTGGAGGAAGTATAGGACTCGTAGTTGTCGGTGAGAAGATACTTAGGCTGAGCGATTCGGGCCGAGACTGGACAGACTTCGCCGAAGCGCTCTCCGAAAGTAAAGGCAGTGATCAGGGCCCCCAGCTTCCAGATGTTCTGGAAGGTGATCTTGAACGCTTCGATCCCTCAACCACGGTCGTAATAGTCTCGCTTTATCTCGGAGAGGAGATCCTGCCGCATCTGCTTAAAGCAAGGTCACACTCTAGCCGTGTAGTTGTTATTATTGTTCCGTTCAATCCCAGAGAACCGTGGACCAAACGTACTATCTCTTACCAAATGCTTCCCAGAACTATCGAAGAGCTCAGAAGGCGTGCCGCCCTTCTTGAACAGGAACAGATAATCGTACGTGTCGTAGGAGACAATCAGTCGATCCAGGAGGTGCTGATCGATCTTGAGAATCGATAG